A segment of the Meriones unguiculatus strain TT.TT164.6M chromosome 10, Bangor_MerUng_6.1, whole genome shotgun sequence genome:
acaggtggtccctgacatctccaagcagtatgtttactgcaggtaagggaacgggcatctccaagcagtatgtttattgcaggtaagggaacaggcaagttgaggcaagttggtgagctcctTCAGATGGTCTCTGAAGTTGGTGAGTtccctcaggtggtccctgacagTTCTCTTtgattataattttgtttttgttttgttttgagacagggttttgctacaTAACCCTGGATGTCCcagaactcattctatagaccaggctggcctcaaattcatagagagtCACCTGTCtcttgattgctgggattaagggcatgtgtcaccacactgggCTAATTTTGATATTTCAGTTTTTGGGATAAGGTCTTATTCTGTAGCTTAggctggtttgtttttgtttgttttgagataggttttctctgtggttgtccttgaactcacaaagatctgcctgcctctacctcctgagtgatgggatcaaaggcatgtgcacCACACTTGGGCCTCAGCTGCTTTCAAACTCCCTATCTTCttccctttgcttcccaagtgctaggtttGAGCTACCACACCTGACACCAGTGTTTTTAgggtaattttttttccctttgtggtATTAGGCTCAATTCTAGAGTCTTGGACATGTCAAGCAAGTTGTCTATCATGCACTATATCCTCAGCTTTAgaagtaaacattttcttttttaaaatgtttattttagaaACATTTCTCTGTGACTGTTCCTGTGGACCCCAAGCTCCAGTCACAGACAGAAAGATGGTAGTAGCTTTCCAGACAGCTTGACCAGGTCTGTAATCGATAGTCACATCCATGCCATAAGCccttcaaagtgtgtgtgtgtgtgtgtacatgattgCACCTCCCAATGTTCTTGACTATCTGATTGACCACTGTCCCATGCATAACTACAGGACTATACACGGCGAAGGCTAGTCTCCTCTTCATGGAGCAGGAATGACTGGTGTTGGAGATATGGAATTGTGAACTTGATATTGACCTCTTTCAtttgagtgagagagaaagaataagacaaagggagagatggagggaaggagagagggaaggcagaCGGAGAGACAAAGTGTGTGCAGATGGTATTGAGAGGCTTTAAATGTTCTTTCTCGGCTGCTGTTCACCTTTATTTTTCGAGACCTAGGACTCACCAATTCTACTAGGCTGGTTGACCAGCAAGCCACACATATATGCTTGTCTTCGCCTCCTTAGCCCTGGAATGACCAGAGTGAGCTACCATATCCACTTTTTTTTCACGCCAGTtctaggaatcaaattcaggtcctcattcttTGTGGTAATCACTTGACTGATTGAGCTCTACTTCCCCAGTCCAGAACACGACTTCTAAGACAAGGTCATGAAAGACACTGGGACTTCTCCGCCTGTTTCTGAAATTTCATACTCTGGAGACGCCAGCTGCCAAGTTCTGAAGACATTCAGCCAGCCCTGTGAAGGGGCTCTGTGAGCCAGAACCACACGGATTAACCATCCTCAAATCTCTGGCCCTCAGAAGCTAACTGAGATAATAAACCTTGTTGAGCCCACAACTTTTGAGGTCATTTGCCACAGAGTTGAGCCCACAAAAATTAGAGGCAAACAAAATGGCTAAACCTATGTCTTTGAGTTTCAGGATAGTTTGTTGCCTAACAAGAGACATATAAAACTCTGAAATCTGAATCAGCTAAGGGCTTTTGTGTTGCAACAAAGGACAGAAAACGCATATTGAGCAAACGTGAGTGCCGTTTCctcttttatgtatgtatgtatgtatatatatatatatatatatatatatacatatatatatatgtgggggggagtgactgtgtgtgttgggggaacaCACGTGTTCCACAGCATCTACATGGAGGTAGGAGAACAAACTCTTGAGAAAGTCATTCATTCCTCTGTGGGCTCAGGGGCTCCACATGCATTAGGTCAGcgtcccttcccttttctttgctTCCCTATCAGTCACAAGATGGTTGCATTGATTACAGTATCATCTTTTCACaacatcatttttgttttgtttttttcaagacagggtttgtctattttgccttggctgtcctagaactcactctgtagaccaagctggcctcaaactcacagagatccacctgcctcttcctccctgagtgctgggactacaggagtgcaccaccatgtccgGGTACCACATCATTTTTAAACAGGAAGAGAGGCGGTGTGATAGGACAGAAATATGGTCCTCTTTGATCCCCATTTTTAGGGAGAAAAACACATTCTGAGATTCTTCTAGTCAATTTATTTTTCACGGTTCAGTGGCCAGATTCTCACCAAAGGGTCAACTTCATGTTATCATTGTGAGGAACTGAGGCAATTAacttatgagagaaaaaaaaagattatgtagCTTACAATTTGCATGAAACCTGAGGTTGGATGGGGATGGTTAGGGAGCATTCGTTTGGCCTCTGCCAAGGGTGGCACATGATGGCAGAGTTGCCAGTGCTTATATGTGGAGCCAGATAGCAGAGCAAATATAAAATGGGTCCTATAATCCCTTAGGTCCATATCTTAAAGGCCAGAACATCCTTTAACACTGCCTCATCTGGAGACAAGACCTTTACAAACCCACTTGGAGGAACACTTACCTAAACCATAGCACTACTTctctgagatcaaaggcatgctAACAAATTCTGGAGCGGAAGAGGGGTCTGTTAGCAAGGAAAGGGGCTAAGGAATATTTCTTAGGTTGACATGCAACACAGTCGTCCACTTATttattacatatgtatgtacgtatgtacgcgtatatgtatgtatatggggagggtgagtgtgtgtgctggggtgggGCACACATATTCctatgtggaggtgagagaacagCTCGTGGGAGTTGGTTATGTCCTCCCTTCTATGTGATTTCCAGGAAGAGAACTCAAGTCAGTGTCCAGTCATGGTGACGgcaagggtcttttttttttttttttaagttgatatttatttatttattttgttcttctcaatgcagtttattcaggaaccttgaacaatcttctgaccatggggaaagccagcccacagcttaaatagcctctgggtagccaaccccagcgtgcctcgtgggcaatgcagataggtccacatacacggaagcaagccagatcctcagccttagccaaatatggagttgtttgtgacagagagcactcaccatcgggaaggtggaaggcggaaaccagctccatctttaaggcgcggcattacacagctctctgcagttccccctttttgttttagatgcatcaggcaagagtagaggtctgatctctgatattagaaataaattgggactttgtaccaatgttcatttaggtgtcatccacccaaagagcatcagacccatccgatacctttttctcagaggcaggacctggggcatcaaccctcatgcaatcagacatgctcttctctgggtcgaaagcagctgaccctgagtgcagtgcttagcctcgcatcctgagcataacattttagctttttatggtagccaaccatgcttggggagactgtcctgcttcaatggctgtaaaggcctgaatgatcatggctgcattatgctgttgtgagactctaatcttgcatataaaccacaggcaaaccaaggagaccaacaccagaaggcctgctaacgctctgACGGCAAGggtcttttacccactgaaccatctcagcggctcagatttatttacttatttatttatttatttatttatttatttatttttgagatagactcgtcaagactggccttgaactcatcaacatagttgaggatgaccttgaactcctgatcttcttgcctctcctTCTCAAGTTCTTGGATTACAGgtaggtgtgaaccaccacactcagcctaCCAGCGACTCTGCCTGAGAGGGTCTACCTGTCCTTCCAGCCTCTTTCTAggaaggacccccccccccccgctctagCGTGGGAACTTTTCTTGACATCCTCAGACAGGCACATTGGGTGCTTTCTCTCTGGAACACTGTTCTTTCTTGGTAGTTTGGTACTTAACAGTGCCTGAAGCTTTTGCTGGGTCTCAAGGCTCATGAAGGAGTGGTGCTCTGGTTCACTGTTGAGTTTGCACAGCTCAGTGCACAGAGTTTATAAATTCACCCTCTGCCTCTTATCTATGATGgtatttctaaagaacagaaagcacGGTGAGAAACTCCAATCTCTAGTTGTCCATTTTGATGGATATtcctggttgtcaacttgactacatttgGAATGAAATAAAACCCGAGCAGCTGCTTACAcctgtgatttaatttttttaattaaataatttgaagtggGGAGACCTATCTTAAATGCAAATATTTTGAGGTGGGGTGTCTAGCTTTAATCTGGGCCATATTTTCTGGTGGCAGCCTATagataaaggacatggaagaaggaagctgttgctcTTTGCTTGCTCACTCTCATTGGCAAGTGCATTTCTTCACTGCCTATCTCCTTGGGATTCTGGCATATACTAAAAACCAGGTGAGACGTGCAGCCACGTGAACTGAGTAACTACTAATTCCTTGGACTTTCCATCAGGAAATAGCCATTTTCGGACTAGTTAGACCTTAACCTGTAAGCCACCCTAATaaaccctgtgtgtgtgagaatctatctgtctgtctgtctgtcatctctctctctctatctatacatgtatatatatatatatatatacaatatatataataatagGTATTATATACACAATGTTTAATAAGTGTAAATATGCTTTCGCCGCCCGACGCCACCGAGGTCGCACGCGTGAGGCCTGTCCGCTGCTGCCGACATGCGTTACGTCGCCTCCTACTTGCTGGCCGCCCTCGGGGGCAACTCCTCTCCTAGCGCCAAAGACATCAAGAAGATCCTATACAGCGTGGGCATCGAGGCGGATGATGACCGGCTCAACAAGGTCATCAGTGAGCTGAATGGAAAAAACATTGAGGATGTGATTGCTCAGGGAGTTGGCAAGCTTGCCAGTGTGCCTGCTGGTGGGGCTGTGGCTGTTTCTGCTGCCCCTGGCTCTGCAGCTCCTGCTGCTGGTTCTGCCCCTGCAGCagcagaggagaagaaagacGAGAAGAAGGAGGAGTCTGAGGAGTCAGATGATGACATGGGATTTGGCTTGTTTGATTAAATTCCTGCTCCCCTGCAAATAAAACCTTTCTACatatcttgaaaagaaaaaataagtgtaaatatatttacacataaatatagaaataaataaatatatttataaatttattattaaatatattctcTAAGTTCTGCTTCTCTAGTGAACCCTGATTAACATACccatacatttttatttgtgaATCTGCCCTAGGCATGTTCTTTTGACTTGATAGACACAACTGATTAACAAAGCAAGATGTTGGCTTTTTagcaaataaaatattccacTCTTAATGAAAAGTGCCACACTGGGGGAATCAGATTTCTCCTTGACTTCGAGTAACTGACAAGGCTTGATTAAACATTAATCACGCACTCCTGCAGACAGGGCTGAGTGTGATAGAACTGTGGCTATCATAACAGCTGCTTCCTCGGGGATAATCACACCATCCCCCTTGGTGCTTGTGAAGTCCGGAGACAGATAGGAGTGACAGAAACACAGTGTCACTCCTACTTGGTGTGGCCGCAAGTTGATTAGTTCTGActggaatttgtctcctgtgtttAATATCTCTTGGCCCTTCTATGTAGAGATAAGTGTTCTAGGTGTAGACGCAATGGTGAACCAGATGAAATCCTCGCCCTCAGGAGGCGTCCCTTTATTGTTTGGGACTGATTCCATGCATTCTTCATGAGCGTTCATGGTGACCGGTGGGGTATAGTTTGTTAGCCGCTGTGGCTCATGGTGAGCAGGCAGCCTTTTACTGCCTAGCGTACTTTTCTCCTAGTTTAAAGGATTCCGCCCTGAGAAAGGGATTCTTAGTGACTTGGTGCAGGTGAGTAGCTCTTCTTCCATGCTTCCGGAGGTGGACAAGCAATCTAGGCCAGCATGCCGAGGCTCTTTTCTCTAGACCACGCTGCAGTCCTCTCTGGGGCCTGACAAGAACTGCAGCGCGACTGACGTCCTTGCTGAGGCCAAATCTAGTCTCAGTGGCTCAAAGTTCACTCACTCAGGTGGGTGTGGTAGTGCAAGCTTGTAAATGCCGCGTTGAGATAGAAGCTCAGGCAGATGAATTGCCAGGAATTTGAAGCTACCTGGAacacatagcaagaccctgtctcagaagcagagaaACGAAACAGAAAATTCATATGCTGCCCTAGGCCAACCCCTTAGAGAATCTAATCTGCCCGAGGGCTTCTGCTTTCCCTTTGAGCCTCTGCTTTCCCAGGAAGGCCTCCTCTGCCCACGTGGGCACTTTCCCTAAAACACTTGAGTGTACAGCATTAGGCTGAGGTTTTAACTTAGTTGCAGAGCATGTACCTAACAGGTATAGGCCTGAAGGGCACCTCAGTGTCTtcttcaaaccaaatcaaaccaaatcagaaagtctttaatcccagcacttgggaggcagagacaggcagatctctgtgagtttgaggcccgcctggtctacagggtggtCGACagtgttccaggacaaccagggctacacggagaaaccctgtcttgagaaactaaaatgcaaaacaaaaacctcaaaaataataacaacaagaaaacaggaaacaagacccCAAACTAACATATATATCTAATCCTTTAaaagacaatattttattattaatgtatgtatgatgtgtgtgtgcccacacccGAGCgcatgcattcatgtgcacatctGTGGTCTACAGCATGGGTGTGGAAATAGAGGGCAACTACTgaggtcagttctcttcttccacggGGGGTTTCAGGGGTCAAGCTCAAGTAGTCAGGCTCACGGAGCAAGTGCATTTTACCCAGTAACCATCTGGTTAGCCTCCAAACACCCAATCCTTAAGTATTTAGGGATTGTGTAAGCTCACCAGTCAATTATTCTACAGCACACAAGTGAGCTGCATCAGacctcatctttcctccctccctttcttccttccttccttcttccctccctctccttcccctccctccttctctctctttttctttcttcctttttttttttcatccgaGAGAGTTGTTTTGCTGGCACACCCAGTGGACCACTGTGAGATATGAGAGAGGTTCAGGCTGAGTAGTGTATAAAGGGACACTACGGGACCTTGGAGACACTCAGTTGTGTTTGATTTATCTCTAAACCCCCTTTCTCCAAGCTCCGTGCATTGCATTCCCAAAATCTTTATTAAGCCAACATTTTCAATGTTTGACCCTTTAACAGCTGGCCCAGCCTGGGGGTCAGGCCTCTGATCTTGGTCCCACGTCCAGGGTCAGCACGAGCAATGAGAAAGTGATGAGATTTGGAATTGGTCACAGCCTGAATTTGATGCAAGGTTTTATCACTGGATTAGTTACGGGGCCTGAAGAATGCGTGTGACCTTGGCAGAGGCCCCTCTCCTCACTGCACAAGGCTATGTGGTACAAAAGGTTAAAGCAGTGCAGATAGGAAGGCAGTTTGGAAACTGTGAAATATTATTTCAAGGCAGCCTGGGCACACGTGTAAAACAGAAGCTTCTGGTGTCATAGCTCAATGTTATGCTTTAGGGAGCACGCA
Coding sequences within it:
- the LOC110545769 gene encoding large ribosomal subunit protein P2-like yields the protein MRYVASYLLAALGGNSSPSAKDIKKILYSVGIEADDDRLNKVISELNGKNIEDVIAQGVGKLASVPAGGAVAVSAAPGSAAPAAGSAPAAAEEKKDEKKEESEESDDDMGFGLFD